TGGCACTTGGCCTTGGCCTTGACCTGGTCCATGTCCTGGTTGAGCATACCCTGGTCCAGGATCTCGATTATATAGTTCATCAAAAATCATGTACTCACCACCTAAGTAGAATCATATCCTTATAACTTATTAATTCAGATAATGATATGAGCAAGTACGAAGACATTTAACTCACTTATTTTTTTAATTGATGTTTTTGCCTATAAGTTTAAATCAATCTTATATAAAATACTTACCATAATTTATTATTCAATACATTCTTCAAGTTCTTTATATAAAGCAATACTTTTTAAGTCTAATTCTTCAAGTTCTCGCTGATAATTCTGTAAAATGGTTAGATCATTTTCAAGCAACATTTGTTTATTGATCTCATTGACTGCTTCTTCTAAAGAATAGATTTCATTTTCAATGTCTTCTATCGTTCGCATTTTTGTTTTTATTTTAATCGGTTTCGAATACGAATTTATTTTAATTACTTTTTCTTTTTCTCTATTATTTCGATAGATCGACATTTTTTCTTTTGCAATTTGGTATTCATCAATAAATTCAAAAAGGCCTCCATTGTCTAGCCAATAAATTTTTGAAAATAGCTTATTGATGAAATAACGGTCATGCGAGACAGAAAGAATCGTTCCTTTGAATTTTTCAAGAGCGTCTTCTAATACTTCTCGAGATTCAATATCTAAATGGTTAGTAGGCTCATCTACGATTAATAAATTAATATCTTGATACATAAGTTGAGCCAATCTTAATCTCATTCTCTCTCCACCACTAAGTTGACTTACTTTGCGATAGACCATATAGCCATAAAATAAAAAGCCAGCTAATATATTACGCGCTTCACCTTCTGTAACATGTACTTCTTCTCTAAATTCCTGAAGTACGGTGTGATCCGAATGGACTGGTTCGTAATGTTGTGATAAATAACCAATCTTAACGTTACTACCCAGTTTAATTTTTCCTTCCTCGATTGATGACTGACCTAAAATCATCTTCAATAAAGTTGATTTACCTGTCCCGTTATCTCCTACAATAACCGCTCTTTCGCCATAGTATAATGAAAAGTTAAGCTGGTGAAATAAAACTTTATCCCCAAAAGATTTTGAAAGATTTTCTGCAACAATTACATCTTTTCCACTACGACCAAAATCCTCTAACTGAAATGCCATTTTCTTTTTTTGTAAGACCGGGCGTTTTAATCTCTCAATTCGTTCTAGCGCTTTTTCCATACTTCTAGCTCTTCTGTGCAAACCAGCATTCGGTGGATTTGCTTGATTAGCCCATTCTCTTAAACGCTTAATCGTTTCTTTCATTTTCTGTATTTTCTTTTGCTGCTCTTCATAAGCCTGGAATTCTTTTAGTAATCTTTCTTCTTTTTGAATAACATATTGTGAATAATTCGTATGGTAGACGTTAATTTCTCCATCTTCTAATTCTAAAATATGATTGACTACCTCATCTAAAAAAAAGCGATCATGCGAGATGACAATAATCGTTCCTTCATATTCCTTTAAGTATGAACCTAACCACTCAATAGCAGATAAATCTAAGTGATTAGTTGGTTCATCAAGTAATAGTAAATCAGGTTGCTGTAAAAGAACGATCCCTAATCCAATTTTTGTTTTTTCTCCACCACTTAAAGAAGCAAATTGTTTAGTAAGTAAATCAGTTATTCCTAATCCATTAGCAATTTTCGCAAGTGAAGCTTCC
This genomic interval from Gottfriedia acidiceleris contains the following:
- the abc-f gene encoding ribosomal protection-like ABC-F family protein, whose translation is MIACSIDKISKMFGGNSLFTDLSFQIHQGSRVGLVGANGSGKTSIFKLLTGLEAPDTGSIHFKKGLKTGYLAQIPVFPDDMTSRDVLLTVFEELRKIENEMKQLEIKMSNTVDERTLEQLLVSYGSLQEKFTNNGGYEMEASLAKIANGLGITDLLTKQFASLSGGEKTKIGLGIVLLQQPDLLLLDEPTNHLDLSAIEWLGSYLKEYEGTIIVISHDRFFLDEVVNHILELEDGEINVYHTNYSQYVIQKEERLLKEFQAYEEQQKKIQKMKETIKRLREWANQANPPNAGLHRRARSMEKALERIERLKRPVLQKKKMAFQLEDFGRSGKDVIVAENLSKSFGDKVLFHQLNFSLYYGERAVIVGDNGTGKSTLLKMILGQSSIEEGKIKLGSNVKIGYLSQHYEPVHSDHTVLQEFREEVHVTEGEARNILAGFLFYGYMVYRKVSQLSGGERMRLRLAQLMYQDINLLIVDEPTNHLDIESREVLEDALEKFKGTILSVSHDRYFINKLFSKIYWLDNGGLFEFIDEYQIAKEKMSIYRNNREKEKVIKINSYSKPIKIKTKMRTIEDIENEIYSLEEAVNEINKQMLLENDLTILQNYQRELEELDLKSIALYKELEECIE